A region from the Acyrthosiphon pisum isolate AL4f chromosome A1, pea_aphid_22Mar2018_4r6ur, whole genome shotgun sequence genome encodes:
- the LOC103310259 gene encoding uncharacterized protein LOC103310259, producing the protein MEDDDIIQFQGKQFVFIPDNKLFVCVTTEQNLTFMTSTSEFFADGTFNYAPTFFAQLYTINCFKNGFYVPVAYFLLPNKSKQIYADMWLFLQELCEQIIFKKLLVLKLHLDFEIGAHEAAKEVFPNIEIDACRFHLGQSWWRKINSEKELRLAYTKNSDLGKWLKLFFGLPFLPFQDIQNAFGELISICPDLNIGCLFSDYILNTYVENGCLFPPEIWAQEPSENPR; encoded by the exons ATGGAAGATGacgatataatacaatttcaaggtaaacaatttgtttttattcccGACAATAAACTGTTTGTTTGTGTTACTACAGAACAAAATCTTACTTTTATGACAAGTACAAGTGAATTTTTCGCTGATGGTACTTTCAACTATGCACCAACATTTTTTGCCCAACTTTATAcaatcaattgttttaaaaatgggtTTTATGTGCCAGTGGCATACtttttattaccaaataaaTCAAAGCAAATTTACGCAGACATGTGGTTGTTTTTACAAGAACTATgcgaacaaattatttttaaaaaattattggttcTTAAACTACATTTGGATTTTGAAATCGGTGCCCATGAAGCGGCAAAAGAAGTTTTCCCCAACATCGAAATAGATGCATGTCGATTTCACTTAGGACAGTCTTGGTGGCGCAAA attaattcTGAAAAAGAACTTCGCTTGGCCTACACTAAAAACTCCGATTTGGGAAAAtggttaaaacttttttttggatTACCATTTTTACCTTTTCAAGATATCCAAAATGCGTTTGGTGAACTCATATCAATTTGTCCCGATTTAAATATTGGATGTTTGTTTTCtgactacattttaaatacatacgtGGAGAATGGTTGTTTATTTCCACCGGAAATTTGGGCACAAGAGCCATCCGAAAATCCCcggtaa
- the LOC100161844 gene encoding zinc finger BED domain-containing protein 1-like (The RefSeq protein has 1 frameshift compared to this genomic sequence), with the protein MNRSNKISIELNPFLQSTSQIPSGTSNNGKKKKSKRPYTKIVPDRSNIETVSYQKLVVPKRMHSPYWKYFGFPASDNGSILTQDRIICILCKKQFAYKSNTTNLRVHLQSRHKTELMVLEMGSSKDGSPKKRHGKNELMLLATSEGQVDVNRSSCRIKQQDVYIQGEINEQFVGENVANIQEQTPQMSVIFQEIDNSPNDVINKVVSDAIIDFVIADLHLPDIVEGKGFQRLIATLRSPCEIPGKYKLEQYIIPRIYETTRSAVLNSIANSCSTFALGVEEWKCSSLNVYITISVFFQQLDKEGLCIKQLATILCNPNRTANEWCGILGSLFVNWSINIEQVKTVIKAFTNDNLDAALRTQGFVLIPCLIYELQNLCTKSCFETEEVLNVLTKCRTVSAKLHHHNALTSVTVQDNVVQVYNSFLSREYPQIWTTTYHYLERFVQRKETIKTLCNTLDIGFFPHELLTDKDWSVIEDVVTTLEPLKVTVTTLSEEKIPLISLLKPLINQLTSYHLKVKPSDSNLAASLKNTFSNELHWKYNNIDVQTFLHIATLLDPRFKDFPMIEGEEHLPTIKQELVKMVEIEGSVTYDNKPNVTEVDTNVPKKPRISGIGFLLGSVANVKSSPIVNKHNMSLEDRLNLEIAQYESEPTPCLEECPLMWWSRMSSKCQNLIRLAKKHFVYALSGSSSKLPLELQTLFYIKRSQINQELVDKMMFINANTVENN; encoded by the exons ATGAATCGgagtaataaaatatcaattgaaTTAAACCCATTTTTGCAATCGACATCACAAATTCCGTCCGGGACATCAAACA atggcaaaaaaaaaaaaagcaaacgTCCTTATACTAAAATAGTACCGGACCGTTCTAACATTGAAACTGTCAGTTATCAAAAATTAGTTGTACCAAAGCGTATGCATAGTCCTTACtggaaatattttggttttcctGCCTCAGACAATGGAAGTATACTTACTCAAGATCGAATTATATGCATACTTTGTAAAAAGCAGTTTGCTTACAAAAGTAATACTACCAACTTGAGAGTACACTTGCAAAGCAGGCATAAGACTGAATTAATGGTACTGGAAATGGGGTCATCTAAAGATGGAAGTCCGAAAAAAAGACATGGCAAAAATGAACTAATGTTATTAGCTACATCTGAAGGCCAAGTGGATGTTAACAGGTCAAGTTGTAGGATAAAACAACAGGATGTGTATATACAAGGAGAAATTAATGAACAGTTTGTTGGAGAAAACGTTGCTAATATCCAAGAACAAACCCCTCAGATGTCAGTTATTTTTCAAGAGATTGACAATTCA CCAAATGATGTGATCAATAAAGTTGTATCGGAtgcaattattgattttgttataGCTGATCTTCATTTACCAGATATTGTAGAAGGCAAAGGCTTTCAACGTCTTATTGCTACGTTAAGGTCCCCATGTGAAATTccaggaaaatataaattagaacaGTACATAATTCCAAGAATTTATGAAACGACTAGATCTGCTGTGCTCAATAGCATTGCAAATAGTTGCAGCACTTTTGCTTTAGGTGTAGAAGAATGGAAATGTTCTagcttaaatgtttatattacaataagtgTATTTTTCCAACAG ttgGATAAAGAAGGTTTATGTATTAAACAACTAGCCACAATTTTATGTAATCCTAACAGAACTGCTAATGAATGGTGTGGGATTTTGGGTTCGTTGTTTGTAAATTGGAGTATTAATATTGAACAAGTAAAAACTGTCATCAAAGCATTTACAAATGATAATTTAGATGCAGCATTACGAACTCAAGGTTTTGTTCTGATACCTTGCctaatttatgaattacaa aatttatgtaCAAAAAGTTGTTTTGAAACTGAAgaagtattaaatgttttaacaaaatgtagaaCAGTTTCTGCTAAACTACATCACCATAATGCTTTAACATCTGTCACGGTTCAGGATAATGTTGTTCAAGTATATAATTCATTTCTCAGCCGAGAGTACCCACAAATTTGGACAACGACGTATCACTATTTAGAACGTTTTGTTCAACGAAAAGAAACGATAAAAACTTTATGTAACACATTGGATATTGGATTTTTTCCCCATGAATTGTTAACTGATAAAGATTGGTCAGTTATTGAAGATGTTGTTACAACTCTTGAGCCTTTAAAAGTCACTGTTACTACTCTTAGTGAAGAAAAGATACCATTGATATCATTATTGAAACCTTTGATTAATCAACTAACCAGCTATCATTTGAAAGTTAAACCCAGTGATTCAAATCTTGCTGCtagtttaaaaaacacattttccaATGAACTTCACTGGAA gtacaataatattgatgtacAAACCTTTTTACACATAGCAACGTTATTAGATCCAAGATTCAAAGATTTCCCTATGATTGAAGGTGAAGAACATCTTCCAACAATTAAACAGGAACTTGTAAAAATGGTTGAAATAGAAGGTTCTGTGACTTATGATAATAAACCGAATGTGACAGAAGTTGACACAAATGTAcctaaaaaacctagaatatcAG GTATTGGATTTTTACTTGGAAGTGTTGCTAATGTAAAAAGTTCTCCTAttgttaataaacataatatgtcacTTGAAGATCGACTAAATTTAGAAATTGCTCAGTATGAATCAGAACCAACTCCTTGTCTCGAAGAGTGTCCACTTATGTGGTGGTCAAGAATGTCATCAAAATGTCAAAACCTAATAAGGCTGGCGAAAAAA CACTTTGTGTATGCTCTTAGTGGATCATCTAGTAAATTACCACTTGAgttacaaacattattttatataaaaagatCACAAATAAATCAAGAACTAGTAGATAAAATGATGTTTATTAATGCAAATACAGTAGAAAATaattga
- the LOC100167973 gene encoding 39S ribosomal protein L38, mitochondrial, translating to MSFSVTCLLKKQNRLLTAISVRHRSQRRNLGKPPGIAKTLEERMEEMNFKDPKIHFKVDIGLPTPQRDKKMETAKRIEFIKKIKCNAELEKLSRNNELPVSLDEISNDWSKTNAPLHIKKVAEYYGIFEHLFGDAYFTPYVQMDISYDYNSKKVPVYRGNIIKPNEALYSPKVNFEAPEKTLWTLMLTNPDGHLHKENSEYIHWLVGNIPGGDVNRGETVFNYLQPFPAKGTGYQRMIFVLYKQSSEIDFSSIKSVSEKIDLANRTFSTFDFYCSHEDIMTPAGLAFYQTDWDNSLTKFYHDQLSMPEPVYEYDFQPPYIKPQKWFPLKEPFNLYMDKYRDEKQIAKEFLMRKLRKTHPFQKPEPPLKYPNAVPFKKTTPSWLKLEMKKERLRWGRVNDY from the exons atgTCTTTTTCGGTGACATGTTtgctaaaaaaacaaaatcgattacTTACTGCAATAAGTGTAAGGCACAGAAGTCAACGTAGAAATTTAGGGAAACCTCCTGGTATTGCAAAAACACTCGAAGAGAGAATGGAAG AAATGAACTTCAAAGATCCAAAAATTCACTTTAAAGTTGACATTGGATTACCTACACCGCAGAGGGACAAAAAAATGGAAACGGCCAAGAGAAttgagtttataaaaaaaattaaatgcaatgCAGAACTTGAAAAACTATCCAGAAACAatgaat tacCAGTATCATTGGATGAAATATCTAATGATTGGTCAAAAACAAATGCTCCGTTACATATAAAAAAGGTAGcagaatattatggtatttttgaacatttatttggAGATGCCTATTTTACACCTTACGTTCAAATGGATATTAGTTATGAttacaattcaaaaaaagtaCCTGTTTATCGAGGAAATATTATCAAACCAAATGag GCGCTGTATAGTCCGAAAGTTAATTTTGAAGCTCCCGAAAAGACACTATGGACATTAATGCTTACAAATCCAGATGGACATTTACATAAAGAAAATTCTGAATACATCCATTGGCTAGT ggGAAATATACCAGGTGGAGATGTTAATAGAGGCGAAACagtgtttaattatttacaaccaTTTCCGGCAAAAGGTACAGGATACCAAAGAATGATTTTTGTTCTTTATAAACAATCCTCAGAAATAGATTTTTCTTCAATTAAATCAGTTAGTGAAAA aatagatTTGGCCAATAGAACATTTAGCACTTTTGATTTTTACTGTTCTCATGAAGATATTATGACACCAGCCGGATTAGCATTTTATCAAACTGATTGGGACAATTCATTGACAAAGTTTTATCATGATCAACTATCAATGCCAGAACCAGTTTATGAATATGATTTTCAACCTCCATATATTAAACCACAAAAATGGTTCCCTCTCAAAGAACCATTCAATTT gtacatgGATAAGTATCGCGATGAAAAACAAATAGCTAAAGAATTTTTAATGAGAAAACTAAGAAAAACACATCCGTTCCAAAAACCTGAACCTCCCCTAAAGTATCCAAATGCAGTGCCATTCAAGAAAACTACTCCATCTTGGTTAAAACTTGAGATGAAAAAAGAACGTTTAAGATGGGGACGCGTGAATGAttactaa
- the LOC100163224 gene encoding uncharacterized protein LOC100163224, whose protein sequence is MEEDKGGITFVNCIGSDINIFKKLPYEDNYECETCLLYDEPEYHIDDPEYVNTTWKFFDNITKRYLLGNGKEIFHYQKYECPPLIVKINTPLYTLQELCKYTISTRLLFNNISNTEIDEMELPEQFKTDIKSCVQKLEERYEADEDNCNQDWTVYHEEEYH, encoded by the coding sequence ATGGAAGAAGACAAAGGAGGCATTACATTTGTAAATTGCATTGGTTcagacattaatatatttaaaaaactaccaTATGAAGATAATTATGAATGTGAAACTTGTTTACTGTATGATGAACCTGAATATCATATTGATGATCCTGAGTATGTTAATACTACTTggaaattttttgataatataactaAGAGATATCTATTAGGGAATGGGAAAGAAATTTTTCATTACCAAAAATATGAATGCCCTCCactaatagttaaaattaacacTCCGTTATATACTTTACAAGAACTTTGCAAATATACAATTTCCACAAGacttttatttaacaatataagtaATACAGAAATCGATGAAATGGAATTACCCGAACAGTTTAAAACTGATATAAAAAGTTGTGTACAGAAATTAGAAGAAAGGTATGAAGCAGATGAAGATAATTGTAATCAAGATTGGACAGTATACCATGAAGAAGAAtaccattaa